A region from the Aegilops tauschii subsp. strangulata cultivar AL8/78 chromosome 5, Aet v6.0, whole genome shotgun sequence genome encodes:
- the LOC109734618 gene encoding uncharacterized protein isoform X2: MSGLAASALPLAAGPSPLPWCRPTRPSGLTRPPLLKVAELQPCLPGRFASARRLKFGAASGNGRQGLRASQYRFDDDEPLWLAVVREFAVSVRNLVVFLAEQPRQLKHLEWPAFRNTLRTAALTLILVVVFIVALSSIDAALSYILSWLLRKSA, translated from the exons ATGTCCGGATTGGCCGCGAGCGCGCTGCCTCTCGCCGCAG GCCCGTCTCCGCTTCCGTGGTGCAGACCCACTCGACCCAGCGGCCTAACGAGGCCTCCACTACTCAAG GTTGCCGAGCTGCAACCATGTCTTCCTGGCCGATTCGCTTCGGCCAGACGGCTGAAATTTGGGGCTGCGTCGGGCAATGGGCGTCAGGGACTTCGCGCCAGCCAATATCGGTTTGATGATGATGAGCCGCTGTGGCTTGCGGTGGTTAGAGAATTCGCTGT GAGTGTGAGGAACTTGGTGGTTTTCTTGGCTGAGCAGCCAAGGCAATTGAAGCACCTCGAATGGCCGGCCTTCCGGAATACG TTGAGGACGGCAGCACTTACTCTCATActcgttgtggtgttcattgttGCCTTGTCTTCCATTGATGCTGCCCTTTCATACATTTTGTCCTGGCTACTTCGGAAATCTGCGTAG
- the LOC109734618 gene encoding uncharacterized protein isoform X1, translated as MSGLAASALPLAAGPNCPPRLLTPCPCLSPFPSQILTFRPRFPSLPGPSPLPWCRPTRPSGLTRPPLLKVAELQPCLPGRFASARRLKFGAASGNGRQGLRASQYRFDDDEPLWLAVVREFAVSVRNLVVFLAEQPRQLKHLEWPAFRNTLRTAALTLILVVVFIVALSSIDAALSYILSWLLRKSA; from the exons ATGTCCGGATTGGCCGCGAGCGCGCTGCCTCTCGCCGCAGGTCCCAACTGCCCGCCGCGCCTACTGACGCCATGTCCGTGCTTATCTCCTTTTCCCAGCCAGATCCTCACTTTCCGCCCGCGGTTTCCTTCGTTACCAGGCCCGTCTCCGCTTCCGTGGTGCAGACCCACTCGACCCAGCGGCCTAACGAGGCCTCCACTACTCAAG GTTGCCGAGCTGCAACCATGTCTTCCTGGCCGATTCGCTTCGGCCAGACGGCTGAAATTTGGGGCTGCGTCGGGCAATGGGCGTCAGGGACTTCGCGCCAGCCAATATCGGTTTGATGATGATGAGCCGCTGTGGCTTGCGGTGGTTAGAGAATTCGCTGT GAGTGTGAGGAACTTGGTGGTTTTCTTGGCTGAGCAGCCAAGGCAATTGAAGCACCTCGAATGGCCGGCCTTCCGGAATACG TTGAGGACGGCAGCACTTACTCTCATActcgttgtggtgttcattgttGCCTTGTCTTCCATTGATGCTGCCCTTTCATACATTTTGTCCTGGCTACTTCGGAAATCTGCGTAG
- the LOC109754982 gene encoding 65-kDa microtubule-associated protein 6, with product MVGMEGTGCGALLRELQQIWAEVGESEGEKSKVLSEIERECLEVYRRKVDDANRTRVQLHQSVATKEAEVALLMATLGEHKLYLKKDKGYVSLKEQLAAVTPVLDDLKCKKEERIKQYYDIRSQIEKIRSELSEHNDKGDHVNSPAADEHDLSTRKLNSYQAQLSTLQKDKSDRLHKVLKYVNEVHSLCGVLGIDFAKTVNGIHPSLHQNGVEQSRNISNSTLEGLASTISNLKAERKSRIDKMRDTMESLCHLWKLMDSSEVEKRQFSKVISILISPEEGITSAGVLSQETIEKMEAEVERLTELKTKRLKEIVTKRRAELEDICKNAHIEPDLSTAPEQTNALIDSGTIDPSELLANIESQIVKAKEESLSRKDIMDRINKWIAACDEEAWLEEYNQDSKRYSSGRGAHVNLRRAEKARILVTKIPAMMDNLINRTFAWENARNKPFLYDGGRLVSVLEEYRLNRKQKEEEKRRYRDQKKLESILLAEKEAIFGSKPSPKRASSLTRKTNGYRSNGSSNGLMTPTPRRSSLGSATPELSTPRSYTSRYNRYFGDSRRLSVSQLNFGDDSLSTFTSISGSEPESPSMG from the exons CAAATCTGGGCAGAGGTAGGGGAAAGCGAGGGTGAGAAGAGCAAGGTCTTGTCAGAGATAGAGAGGGAGTGCTTGGAGGTGTACCGCAGGAAGGTGGACGATGCCAATCGGACCAGGGTCCAGCTGCACCAGTCTGTGGCCACCAAGGAAGCCGAGGTTGCATTGCTAATGGCTACTCTAGGGGAGCACAAGCTGTATCTCAAG AAAGACAAGGGCTACGTGTCGCTCAAAGAACAACTCGCTGCCGTCACCCCTGTACTCGACGATCTGAAATGcaagaaagaagaaaggatcaAGCAGTACTACGATATTCGATCACAGATTGAGAAGATACGCTCTGAGTTAAGTGAGCATAATGACAAAGGTGATCATGTAAACAGTCCAGCTGCTGATGAACATGATTTGTCGACAAGGAAGCTTAATAGCTACCAAGCGCAACTTAGTACTCTTCAGAAAGATAAG TCAGATAGACTTCACAAAGTTCTGAAATACGTAAATGAAGTGCATTCTTTATGTGGAGTCCTTGGAATTGATTTCGCAAAGACCGTAAACGGAATTCATCCCAGTCTACATCAGAATGGTGTTGAGCAGTCCAGAAACATCAGCAATAGCACACTGGAAGGCCTTGCTAGCACAATATCAAATCTTAAAGCAGAGAGAAAATCTAGAATCGATAAG ATGAGAGACACAATGGAGTCATTATGTCACCTCTGGAAGTTAATGGACTCTTCTGAAGTGGAGAAGAGACAATTCAGCAAAGTAATCAGCATTCTCATATCACCAGAAGAGGGAATCACATCCGCTGGTGTTCTTTCCCAGGAAACAATCGAGAAG ATGGAAGCTGAGGTTGAGAGGTTAACAGAACTTAAAACCAAAAGATTGAAAGAAATCGTCACGAAAAGAAGGGCCGAATTAGAAGATATATGCAAGAATGCACACATAGAACCTGATCTCAGCACAGCCCCTGAGCAAACTAACGCTCTGATTGATTCTG GTACTATTGACCCTTCTGAGCTCCTGGCGAATATCGAGTCACAAATAGTGAAAGCAAAAGAAGAGTCACTAAGTCGAAAAGATATTATGGACAGGATAAATAAATGGATTGCTGCCTGTGATGAAGAGGCTTGGCTTGAAGAATATAACCAG GACTCGAAGAGGTATAGTTCTGGAAGGGGTGCTCATGTAAACCTTAGAAGGGCGGAAAAGGCACGGATTTTGGTCACTAAAATTCCAG CTATGATGGACAACCTGATAAACCGTACCTTTGCTTGGGAAAATGCAAGAAATAAGCCATTCTTATATGATGGG GGACGACTAGTATCTGTTCTAGAAGAGTACAGACTTAACAGAAAACAAAAGGAAGAGGAAAAACGGCGATACCGG GATCAGAAGAAATTGGAGAGCATCCTACTTGCAGAGAAAGAAGCGATTTTTGGCTCCAAACCAAGCCCAAAGAGAGCGAGCAGCTTAACCAGAAAGACAAATGGGTACCGTTCAAATGGAAGCAGTAATGGACTAATGACCCCAACACCTCGCCGATCATCCCTAGGCAGTGCCACCCCTGAGCTTTCGACACCCAGATCATATACTAGTCGCTATAATAGATACTTTGGTGATTCAAGGCGGCTATCCGTATCACAACTGAACTTCGGCGATGATTCACTATCGACATTTACATCAATTAGTGGCTCTGAACCAGAATCCCCTTCTATGGGATAA